The following proteins are co-located in the Vigna unguiculata cultivar IT97K-499-35 unplaced genomic scaffold, ASM411807v1 contig_55, whole genome shotgun sequence genome:
- the LOC114172428 gene encoding uncharacterized protein LOC114172428 yields MSPITFSDSDFQDTDPNQDDPMVITIEVENFAVKKVLIDQQSSVDILYWKTFNKLQIPLADLTPHNEPIYGFSGERVPTKGYIDLHTTFGEGRQTKTIPIRYLVVEAHTSYNILLGRPSINALGAIVSTPHLATKFPSSQGDIITVHGDQRAARECYIASLKLPHPPLTTHNIEQSPAKASLAGDDLDPRINSEARVEPNADLFAWSAADLPGVHPKIASHKLSVFPHAKPVSQKKRKLGESRRQAAIEEANKLKQAGFIGEAQDTTWLANVVLVKKPSGKWRMCVNYTDLNKACPRDAYPLPSIDKLVDGAAGHAVLSFLDAYSGYNQIPMADEDKLKTAFITETANLFYKVMPFGLKNASATYQRLMDRVFHPLLGRTVEVYVDDIIVKSPNPKQHSADLAEVFKALRTYNIRLNPEKYTFGVDSGKFLGFMLTQRGIEANPEKCQAIIDMRSPTNVKEVQRLVGRLTAISRFLPKLADKTKPMIKLLKKSAKFVWDETCEQNLNTLKQLLTTPPILTKPHLNLPLVMYIAASASALSSALVQEKDNTQQPIYFTSRILQDTETRYQMIEKVALALITAARRLRPYFQSHTIVVRTDHPVQKILQKPDLAGRLSSWAIEMSEFNIRYEPHGPIKAQCLADFTNDLQNHPSTQDTWWTMHVDGSSNPQGAGAGIVLEGPGDILVEQSLRFNFKTSNNQAEYEAIIAGLNLARDVGAKKLLCKTDSKLTVGHLNGDYQVKDTLLSQYYHTVTALIEYILSKLTSTKKKGRYKSLLQHTLSIPSIEQTNQCLNITTAGTWMEPLVKYLEEGTTPANKDKGWARKAVCYTLAEGELFRRGFSRPLLKCVTREQAEYVMQEIHQGTCGYHSGPKTMAARILRAGYYWPTMEGDCTTYVRKCV; encoded by the exons ATGTCACCCATCACCTTCTCAGACTCAGACTTTCAAGACACCGACCCCAaccaagatgaccccatggtcataacCATAGAAGTTGAAAACTTCGCAGTCAAGAAAGTGCTCATCGACCAACAAAGCTCCGTGGATATCTTATATTGGAAAACTTTCAACAAACTGCAGATACCCCTAGCCGACCTCACTCCCCATAATGAACCGATATACGGGTTCTCAGGCGAAAGGGTCCCAACCAAAGGGTATATCGACCTCCACACAACCTTTGGAGAAGGCAGGCAAACGAAAACCATACCCATCCGCTACCTAGTTGTGGAGGCAcacacatcctacaacatacttcTGGGAAGACCATCCATCAACGCCTTGGGAGCTATCGTATCCACCCCACACCTCGCCACGAAATTCCCATCCTCGCAGGGCGACATAATCACGGTACACGGCGACCAGCGCGCCGCTAGGGAATGCTATATAGCAAGCCTAAAACTTCCCCACCCACCCTTGACAACCCACAATATCGAGCAATCCCCGGCCAAAGCATCCCTGGCAGGCGACGACCTCGACCCCAGAATAAACTCCGAAGCCAGGGTCGAGCCC AACGCCGATCTTTTCGCTTGGTCCGCCGCAGATCTCCCTGGTGTACACCCCAAGATAGCCTCCCACAAGTTGTCCGTCTTCCCCCACGCCAAACCTGTTTCACAGAAGAAGAGGAAACTCGGAGAAAGCAGAAGACAAGCAGCAATCGAAGAAGCCAATAAACTCAAGCAGGCCGGATTCATCGGTGAAGCCCAGGACACAACCTGGCTAGCAAACGTAGTGCTAGTAAAGAAACCCAGTGGCAAGTGGCGCATGTGCGTCAACTACACGGACCTAAACAAAGCATGCCCGAGAGATGCCTACCCACTTCCTAGCATCGACAAACTAGTCGATGGGGCTGCGGGACACGCGGTACTTAGTTTCCTTGATGCCTATTCCGGCTACAATCAGATACCCATGGCCGATGAGGACAAGCTTAAAACCGCTTTCATCACCGAGACGGCCAACCTTTTCTAtaaggtcatgccctttggcctcaagaACGCCAGCGCGACGTACCAGCGCCTCATGGATAGAGTCTTTCACCCACTCCTTGGCAGAACAGTGGAGGTTTACGTAGATGATATTATCGTAAAATCCCCTAACCCCAAGCAGCACTCGGCAGATTTGGCCGAAGTCTTTAAGGCCCTACGAACGTATAACATCAGACTCAACCCCGAGAAATATACCTTCGGGGTCGACAGCGGCAAGTTCCTCGGCTTCATGCTCACGCAACGCGGAATCGAAGCAAACCCCGAAAAATGCCAAGCAATAATCGACATGAGAAGTCCCACAAACGTCAAGGAAGTGCAACGCCTAGTGGGCAGGTTAACCGCCATCTCACGTTTTCTCCCCAAGTTGGCCGACAAAACCAAACCAATGATCAAGTTACTAAAGAAATCAGCCAAGTTCGTTTGGGACGAGACCTGCGAACAAAACTTAAACACTTTGAAACAGCTGCTAACCACCCCCCCAATTCTCACCAAACCACACCTCAACCTTCCCCTCGTCATGTACATAGCAGCATCTGCGAGCGCACTCAGCTCCGCCCTCGTCCAAGAGAAAGACAACACCCAGCAACCCATATATTTCACCAGCCGAATCCTCCAGGACACGGAAACACGATACCAGATGATTGAAAAAGTAGCCCTTGCGTTGATAACCGCAGCACGACGATTACGCCCATACTTTCAGTCCCACACAATCGTCGTCAGAACGGACCATCCTGTACAAAAAATCCTTCAAAAACCAGATTTGGCAGGACGACTATCTTCTTGGGCCATCGAAATgtccgaattcaacatccggTACGAGCCACACGGACCCATCAAAGCACAATGCTTAGCAGACTTCACCAACGACCTTCAAAACCACCCATCCACCCAAGACACTTGGTGGACGAtgcatgtagatggctcctcaaaccccCAAGGTGCCGGTGCAGGAATAGTACTGGAAGGCCCCGGCGACATCCTCGTCGAGCAATCTCTACgcttcaatttcaaaacttccAACAATCAAGCAGAATACGAAGCCATAATAGCCGGCCTCAATCTAGCACGCGACGTCGGTGCCAAGAAGTTACTTTGCAAAACAGACTCCAAGCTCACAGTGGGGCACCTCAACGGCGACTATCAAGTCAAGGACACCTTGCTCTCGCAATACTACCACACGGTAACCGCCCTAATCGAATATATCCTCTCCAAGCTCACTAGCACTAAGAAGAAGGGGCGATACAAGTCACTTTTGCAGCACACCCTGAGCATACCCTCCATCGAACAAACTAATCAATGCCTCAACATTACCACAGCCGGCACCTGGATGGAACCTTTGGTCAAGTACCTAGAAGAAGGAACCACCCCGGCAAACAAAGACAAAGGTTGGGCCCGGAAAGCGGTGTGCTATACTTTAGCCGAGGGTGAACTATTCAGAAGAGGCTTCAGCAGACCCTTGCTCAAGTGCGTCACACGCGAGCAAGCCGAATATGTCATGCAAGAAATACACCAAGGAACTTGTGGCTATCACTCGGGCCCCAAGACCATGGCCGCCAGGATATTGCGAGCCGGCTACTACTGGCCGACAATGGAGGGAGATTGCACCACGTATGTTAGAAAGTGCGTTTAA